From the Leptospira licerasiae serovar Varillal str. VAR 010 genome, one window contains:
- a CDS encoding response regulator transcription factor, whose amino-acid sequence MKAKLLLVEDDRSLGETLKERLEKEGYEMVWTVSAQSAKVLAAESKPDLILLDVRLPDGDGFELAEELKSRKDCPPFLFLTAHSGAPERLRGFELGAEEFIPKPFHLKELLIRVKHVLESHKHSIKQAKYSYEGYLLDFYGYSILTPTKEEIHLSKRDCALLNFLVEERGRTVSRDEILDRLWGEEKFPTNRTIDNSIVRLRQAFGDRGEDAIRSVRGVGYQWIGDLKNV is encoded by the coding sequence GTGAAAGCGAAATTATTATTAGTCGAAGACGATCGCTCTTTAGGAGAAACTCTAAAGGAACGATTGGAAAAAGAAGGATATGAAATGGTTTGGACCGTTTCTGCTCAGTCTGCGAAAGTTTTAGCCGCTGAATCCAAACCGGATCTTATCCTTTTAGATGTTCGTTTGCCTGACGGAGACGGATTTGAGTTAGCGGAAGAATTAAAATCCAGAAAAGATTGTCCTCCGTTTTTATTTTTAACCGCACATTCGGGAGCGCCGGAACGTTTGAGAGGATTCGAACTAGGTGCGGAAGAATTTATACCCAAGCCGTTTCATTTAAAGGAATTGCTAATCAGGGTAAAACACGTATTAGAATCTCATAAACATTCCATAAAACAGGCTAAATATTCCTATGAAGGATACCTTCTGGATTTTTACGGATATTCTATTCTGACTCCCACCAAAGAAGAGATCCATCTTTCTAAAAGAGACTGTGCTCTTTTAAACTTTTTAGTGGAAGAAAGAGGAAGAACGGTCAGCCGAGATGAGATCCTGGACCGCCTTTGGGGAGAGGAAAAATTCCCCACAAATAGAACTATAGATAATTCCATTGTTAGATTGCGCCAAGCCTTCGGAGATAGGGGCGAAGATGCGATCCGTTCCGTGAGAGGAGTCGGCTATCAATGGATCGGAGACTTAAAAAATGTCTAA
- a CDS encoding RNA polymerase sigma factor: MQSTEILPHLFRNEYTKIVSVLCKHIGFERLEIAEEIASETFLTATETWGIKGNPENPIAWLYAVAKNKAKNYLQRNSVFQNKILPELTKTHTENIESEIDLSPENIYDSQLRMMFAVCHPSISPEAQVGLSLRILCGFGIEEIADAFLTNKETINKRLFRAKEKLREKKIAIQLPEPEAIEDRLDSVLYTIYLLFNEGYYSISQNKTLRKDLCLEAIRLCSMLVENRITDKPQVYALLALMCFHTSRFEARQDENGEQILYQDQNINLWNYDLIAKGEIFLNKAAIGTKLTKYHLEAGIAYWHTRKEDTKEKWENILQLYNRLLQLEYSPIAALNRTYALSKANSKEEAIVEAEKLNIKENHFYFALLGELYLDIDRSKSEQHFRKALSLAKTSHDKISLLKKIDQFSK; the protein is encoded by the coding sequence TTACCTCATCTATTCAGAAATGAATACACAAAGATAGTCTCCGTTCTTTGCAAACATATAGGATTCGAAAGACTCGAAATCGCCGAAGAGATCGCAAGCGAGACATTTTTAACCGCGACAGAAACTTGGGGAATAAAAGGAAATCCGGAAAACCCGATCGCCTGGCTTTATGCCGTAGCAAAGAACAAAGCCAAAAATTACCTGCAAAGAAATTCAGTCTTTCAAAATAAGATCCTTCCCGAACTTACCAAAACACATACGGAGAATATTGAATCTGAGATAGACCTCTCCCCTGAAAATATATACGACAGCCAGCTCAGAATGATGTTCGCGGTCTGCCATCCTTCTATTTCTCCGGAAGCGCAGGTCGGACTTTCTCTTAGAATATTATGCGGTTTCGGGATAGAAGAAATAGCGGATGCATTCTTAACCAATAAAGAAACGATCAACAAAAGGCTGTTTAGGGCTAAAGAAAAATTAAGAGAAAAGAAGATAGCCATTCAACTTCCCGAACCGGAAGCCATAGAAGATAGATTAGATTCCGTCCTCTACACGATCTATCTGTTATTTAACGAAGGATATTATTCCATCAGTCAAAACAAAACTTTACGTAAAGATCTTTGTTTAGAGGCAATCCGTCTCTGCAGCATGCTTGTGGAGAATCGGATCACGGACAAACCTCAAGTATACGCACTTCTCGCGCTGATGTGTTTTCATACTTCAAGATTCGAAGCGAGACAAGATGAGAATGGAGAACAAATCTTATACCAAGATCAGAACATAAATTTATGGAATTACGATCTGATTGCTAAGGGAGAAATTTTCTTAAACAAAGCAGCCATCGGAACCAAGCTCACAAAGTATCATTTGGAAGCTGGGATCGCTTACTGGCACACTCGAAAGGAAGATACGAAAGAAAAATGGGAAAATATTTTGCAGTTATACAATCGTCTACTGCAGTTAGAATATTCGCCGATTGCAGCTTTAAACAGGACGTACGCTCTTTCAAAAGCAAATAGCAAAGAGGAAGCGATCGTGGAAGCGGAAAAATTAAACATAAAAGAAAATCATTTTTATTTTGCTCTTTTAGGAGAATTATATTTAGATATAGATAGATCCAAGTCCGAGCAACATTTTCGCAAAGCTCTTTCGCTTGCAAAAACTTCTCATGACAAGATCAGCCTCCTGAAAAAGATCGATCAATTTTCAAAGTAA
- a CDS encoding LA_0442/LA_0875 N-terminal domain-containing protein: MLSLHLKKIIPILLIVFAPIGIFPVTILLREGGKVKGDIITQNQHSVLLQTESGKRKVDKDLILKILFQDVDDDEEEKIRKEEEDKLAADKKEQEDKEAAQRHLEEEKQKEEDLKKQAAADEEARRQEELRKQEAKRPLNALMRSAAVPGWGQYYTDRKFQSLLYPTLFAAAAFVAYDKFRVYRTSVKEYGDLGNPYTRESLTLAALGQAQAAATPSLSPIDAYLANQSSQVQLKREEADKNFREYQGALYVLGGIYLLNLIDSYIFANSVKSVVQFSDGQSRGMVISAAPSSVGVGSGVSNGGSFSGMETKYTMGYRFEF, encoded by the coding sequence ATGTTATCTTTGCATTTAAAAAAAATTATACCGATCTTATTGATCGTTTTTGCTCCTATCGGGATCTTTCCCGTTACCATCCTGTTGAGAGAAGGTGGAAAAGTAAAAGGGGATATCATAACTCAAAATCAGCATTCCGTTCTTCTCCAAACAGAATCAGGAAAACGTAAAGTAGATAAAGACCTCATTTTGAAGATCCTTTTCCAAGACGTGGACGACGACGAAGAGGAGAAGATCCGTAAAGAGGAAGAAGACAAACTCGCAGCGGATAAAAAAGAGCAAGAAGATAAGGAAGCCGCTCAGAGGCATCTGGAAGAAGAGAAACAAAAAGAAGAAGACCTAAAAAAACAAGCTGCAGCGGATGAAGAAGCTCGTCGCCAAGAAGAACTTCGCAAACAGGAAGCAAAACGTCCTTTAAATGCGCTCATGAGATCCGCGGCCGTGCCTGGCTGGGGCCAATATTATACGGATAGAAAGTTCCAATCTTTACTCTACCCTACCCTATTCGCGGCTGCTGCATTCGTTGCTTACGACAAATTCAGAGTTTATAGAACTTCCGTAAAAGAATATGGAGATTTAGGAAATCCATATACGAGAGAAAGTCTTACACTTGCTGCACTTGGCCAAGCTCAGGCTGCCGCTACTCCTTCTTTATCTCCTATTGATGCTTATTTAGCGAATCAATCAAGTCAGGTTCAGTTAAAAAGAGAAGAAGCGGATAAAAACTTTAGGGAATACCAAGGCGCTTTATACGTGTTAGGCGGGATCTATCTTTTAAATCTGATCGATTCATATATATTTGCGAATTCAGTCAAATCGGTGGTCCAGTTTTCGGACGGTCAGAGTAGAGGAATGGTTATCTCCGCGGCGCCTTCTAGCGTCGGTGTAGGGAGCGGGGTTTCCAACGGTGGAAGTTTCTCCGGAATGGAGACCAAATATACCATGGGTTACAGATTCGAATTCTGA
- the hemG gene encoding protoporphyrinogen oxidase, translated as MAKWVPDHIVIGAGFTGLLHAFLSLEKGESVLVLEKRESSGGLIRSVRTEYGIVERAANGIINCWELENLASRLGLDILFSNPASKKRYIFSDGKMKRMPLSVFEIISLAFSVLTVPSQPLPGESVYQWGKRVLGEKALSKILEPALGGIYAGDLDAMSAELVLGKFLPEQAPLWKNILNLKNSRKGKPKLLPGRRGTVSFRGGIGSLLGALEARVSSQGKIKYNQDISSIKELRATYPKSKITIATNLGTALKLLKSEYKEFKSYQGMLDTLPIVSVTRFGKDSILNGKKGFGILFPKDHKSFSSELGIRSRGILFNDFIFSGRTSDGIHSETFIMGGAGDREISSKTEEEIISVVEEDRKKLFSESGIPLNHYVTVWKDALPVYGPQLHAFNRDLNRILPPDIRVEGNFRNGIGLKSILERAFSLYDQDTLT; from the coding sequence GTGGCGAAATGGGTTCCGGATCATATAGTAATCGGTGCAGGCTTTACCGGCCTTCTGCATGCATTCCTTTCTCTAGAGAAGGGTGAGTCCGTATTAGTACTGGAAAAAAGGGAAAGTTCGGGTGGTCTCATCCGTTCCGTACGAACGGAGTACGGGATCGTCGAGAGGGCGGCCAACGGGATCATAAATTGTTGGGAATTGGAGAACCTTGCTTCCCGTTTAGGGCTGGATATTCTATTTTCCAATCCAGCATCTAAAAAACGTTATATATTTTCCGACGGAAAGATGAAAAGAATGCCTCTTTCCGTTTTCGAAATAATCTCTCTTGCATTCTCGGTGTTAACCGTTCCTTCTCAACCTTTGCCTGGCGAATCAGTTTATCAATGGGGCAAAAGAGTGCTGGGGGAAAAAGCACTTAGCAAAATTCTGGAACCTGCGTTAGGCGGAATATACGCTGGCGATCTGGATGCGATGTCGGCAGAACTTGTGTTAGGGAAATTTCTCCCGGAACAGGCGCCTCTTTGGAAAAATATCCTAAATCTAAAAAATTCTAGAAAAGGAAAACCGAAACTCCTTCCAGGAAGAAGAGGAACTGTAAGTTTTAGAGGCGGTATTGGTAGCTTGTTAGGCGCTCTGGAGGCAAGAGTATCATCACAAGGAAAGATCAAATATAACCAGGATATTTCCAGTATAAAAGAACTAAGAGCGACTTATCCTAAGTCTAAGATCACAATTGCTACGAATCTTGGAACTGCATTAAAACTATTGAAATCGGAATATAAAGAATTCAAATCTTACCAAGGAATGTTGGATACTTTGCCTATAGTAAGCGTGACTCGTTTCGGAAAGGATTCCATCTTAAACGGAAAGAAAGGCTTCGGAATATTGTTCCCTAAAGATCATAAAAGTTTTTCTTCCGAATTGGGGATCAGGTCCAGAGGGATCCTGTTCAACGACTTTATATTCTCCGGTAGGACCTCCGACGGAATACACTCCGAAACTTTTATCATGGGTGGCGCAGGGGATCGGGAAATTTCCTCCAAAACGGAAGAAGAGATCATCTCAGTCGTGGAAGAAGATCGTAAAAAATTATTCTCCGAAAGTGGGATTCCTTTGAATCACTATGTGACCGTGTGGAAAGACGCACTTCCGGTTTATGGACCTCAGCTCCATGCTTTTAACCGGGATTTGAATAGAATTCTTCCGCCCGATATCAGGGTCGAAGGCAATTTCCGGAACGGTATCGGTTTAAAATCCATTTTAGAGAGAGCCTTCTCTCTTTATGACCAAGATACTTTGACCTGA
- the hemN gene encoding oxygen-independent coproporphyrinogen III oxidase translates to MSSKSDLIRKYDVPAPRYTSYPTVPYWEDNPTREEWIDALHRRLLPDDSSVALYLHIPFCETLCSFCGCNTSITKNHSVEDPYIETVLQEFRKYQEELPELTKRELRELHLGGGSPTYLSESNLESLLKPILDSWKVSDSPEFSLEVDPRRTRLSQLEVLAKYGFTRISLGVQDFDPEVQRLVNRIQPYELTAAVTEGARKLGYHSVNFDLIYGLPKQTKESMKETIRKTLGLMPDRIAFYSYAHVPWIKAAQRLFTEDDLPKGEEKRELYEIGRELFLNAGYKEIGMDHFALESDSLYTAYQNGNLHRNFMGYTTKSTDLLLGLGVSAISDSWDCFYQNEKILKKYQRRISENGQAILRGHKLNSEDLVQRELILKLSTLGKVEVPDPIFEEVRLYLTSMEDDNLIEWKGKTLVLTDLGKPFLRNACTGLDMRLRRKSPETKVFSQSI, encoded by the coding sequence ATGAGTTCCAAATCCGATCTAATTCGAAAATACGATGTTCCGGCTCCTAGGTATACTAGTTATCCTACTGTGCCCTATTGGGAAGATAATCCTACCCGAGAGGAATGGATAGACGCGCTTCATAGAAGATTGCTTCCGGATGATTCTTCCGTAGCATTATATCTTCATATTCCTTTTTGTGAGACTCTCTGTTCGTTTTGCGGATGTAATACTTCTATCACTAAAAACCACTCAGTAGAAGATCCTTACATAGAAACGGTTCTGCAAGAATTCAGAAAATATCAGGAAGAACTTCCCGAGCTGACCAAGCGTGAGTTGAGAGAGCTGCATTTGGGAGGAGGATCTCCCACTTATCTTTCCGAGTCCAATTTGGAAAGTTTATTAAAGCCAATTTTAGATTCTTGGAAGGTATCCGATTCTCCGGAATTTTCGTTAGAGGTGGATCCAAGAAGGACGAGACTATCTCAATTAGAAGTTTTAGCTAAATACGGATTTACAAGGATCAGCTTGGGTGTCCAAGACTTCGATCCGGAAGTGCAAAGATTAGTGAATCGTATTCAACCTTACGAACTAACTGCGGCGGTCACAGAGGGAGCGCGTAAGTTAGGATATCATTCCGTAAATTTCGATTTGATCTATGGACTTCCCAAACAAACCAAAGAAAGTATGAAAGAAACGATCCGAAAGACCTTGGGACTTATGCCGGATCGAATTGCATTCTACAGTTACGCTCACGTTCCTTGGATCAAAGCGGCGCAGAGATTATTTACCGAAGACGATCTTCCTAAGGGCGAAGAGAAAAGGGAGCTCTATGAGATCGGAAGAGAACTTTTTCTAAACGCGGGATATAAAGAAATTGGAATGGACCATTTTGCTTTAGAATCCGATTCTCTATACACGGCTTATCAGAACGGAAATCTTCATCGAAATTTTATGGGTTATACGACCAAGTCCACCGACCTGCTTTTAGGCTTGGGTGTGTCTGCAATTTCGGACAGTTGGGATTGTTTTTATCAGAACGAAAAGATCCTGAAAAAATACCAGAGGAGAATTTCTGAAAACGGGCAGGCAATACTCAGGGGACATAAATTAAATTCCGAAGATTTGGTACAAAGAGAACTCATTCTAAAACTTTCTACTTTGGGAAAAGTGGAAGTTCCGGATCCGATTTTTGAAGAGGTTCGCCTCTATTTGACCAGTATGGAAGACGATAATTTAATAGAATGGAAAGGAAAAACCCTCGTTTTAACCGACCTGGGAAAACCTTTCTTAAGGAATGCATGCACAGGTCTGGACATGCGTTTGAGAAGAAAAAGCCCTGAAACCAAGGTATTTTCTCAGTCTATTTGA
- a CDS encoding uroporphyrinogen decarboxylase family protein, whose translation MSNIRFQAALKLEPQATPPVWMMRQAGRYHWHYQNLRKKHSFEELCKVPDLAAEVAFGPVDDFDFDTAILFSDILFPLEAFGMGLRFGDEGPKLGWHLSTVEDLNKFYPLGQAVEFMGFQKDAVIKTRKRIAKDKSLIGFIGGPWTLFCYATQGKHDGNLILPKISTKLREGFYEKILALLKENIRLQLEGGAEIVMIFDTAAGDASPGFFQEAILPTIKVLVEAFPGKIGYYAKNLAQGSLQSLREVPGLTGFGMDHRTDIVGFLGNGSHFVQGNFDQALLFMEPEEFKKYLNRWIKPFLDLSPEKRAGWVCGLGHGVLPKTPEANIRTFVNTIREAFV comes from the coding sequence ATGTCTAATATTAGATTTCAAGCTGCGCTAAAGTTGGAGCCTCAGGCTACTCCTCCGGTCTGGATGATGCGCCAGGCGGGCCGTTATCATTGGCATTATCAAAATTTGAGAAAAAAACATTCTTTCGAAGAATTGTGCAAGGTTCCGGACCTTGCGGCAGAAGTCGCTTTTGGTCCTGTGGATGATTTCGACTTCGATACTGCAATTTTATTTTCCGACATTCTTTTTCCTTTAGAGGCGTTCGGAATGGGCTTACGTTTCGGAGATGAAGGTCCGAAGCTCGGTTGGCATCTTTCCACTGTAGAAGACCTGAATAAGTTTTACCCTTTGGGGCAAGCGGTGGAATTTATGGGATTTCAAAAGGACGCAGTAATCAAGACCAGAAAAAGGATCGCCAAAGATAAATCCTTGATCGGATTTATCGGAGGACCTTGGACCTTGTTCTGTTATGCCACCCAGGGAAAACATGACGGAAATCTAATACTTCCTAAAATTTCCACGAAGCTAAGAGAAGGTTTTTATGAGAAGATCCTTGCTTTACTAAAGGAAAACATACGTCTACAATTAGAAGGTGGCGCAGAGATCGTGATGATCTTTGATACGGCGGCAGGAGATGCTTCTCCTGGGTTCTTCCAAGAGGCTATCTTGCCTACCATTAAAGTTTTGGTAGAGGCGTTTCCAGGTAAGATAGGTTATTACGCCAAAAATTTGGCCCAAGGATCCCTGCAGTCTCTTAGGGAAGTCCCCGGTTTGACCGGATTTGGAATGGATCACAGAACCGATATCGTTGGCTTCTTAGGGAACGGTTCCCATTTCGTGCAGGGAAATTTTGATCAGGCGCTATTGTTCATGGAGCCTGAAGAATTTAAGAAATATCTAAATCGATGGATTAAACCATTCTTAGATCTTTCCCCTGAAAAAAGGGCAGGATGGGTCTGCGGTTTAGGGCATGGAGTTTTACCAAAAACCCCGGAAGCGAATATTAGAACTTTCGTAAATACAATACGTGAGGCTTTCGTATGA